AATCAGGCCAAGTGTTGCCGCAATAAGTTTAAAGAATAAGAATAATTGGTTAGACTCGTGACCAAAGAGGGAAGCCACCATCCACCTCCTAGCCTAGGCTCCCAGCACTGTAAAAGCCAAAGGAGCAGAAAGGGTTGCAAGAGATGTATGGCCATAAGAAAAATATTGAGTTATTCAGCCAATTCCAACCTTCAATTATAGTACAATAGACATTTAAATACATTGATGATCTTAATTCAGAGTCTTAAAGATAATCAGAATAGCAGAAACAGAACACATTAACTAATACTACACTAATCTCAAACTAGAACCAAACTCTACTCCATAATTCTAACACCTTTAGTAGTCCCAAACATTTTTCTCCAGTGCTCCAAACCAAACCTTTTTCAGCCCAACCTTCCTGAAAAAGGAATCAATGGGTACTCAAACAAGGATTCTTaactataacaattgaacaatcAGGGAAATTTTAGTAACAGCTCACCTTTGCTTAAAGTTCAGCAGTTCAAGTCTCTGCATTGTTATTTCCTCTCCTTCGGTTTCTTGGCTTCTTATTATTAGTGGatgattctcctcctccttcaatcacttcaccaccaccgccgccgccaccgttATTCTTTCGACTCTCAAAATACTTCTTCAACTCCACATGATTCTTCACAAACTGCAAAAAAGAATCcacagtcaatttactctcactcTCATCATCTTCCACAGTCTTCATAAACACATCTTTCGCTTCTCTCCACGATTCCGGCAAACTGTCCATCATAAACACAACCCTCATCTCTTGAGGTAAATTCATACCAAACCTTTCCAATTCAATCGCCACACCACACATCTTCATCACATGATCCATCACGTTATCATTCTCACCGATCTTAACATTCTTAATCTGTTCAAACAAATACATACTCCTGCCGATCGATTTCCCACCGTATAATCGAACCAATGCATCCATGATCTCCTTCGCTGTATCGTATCCGTGATCGAATACGACTATGAGATCATCTTCCAGTGTGCCCAGAATTGCGTGCCGGCAAGTGAAATCGTCCATTATCCATTTCTTGAGTTCTTCGGAATCTGGTGGTGAATCTGGTTTTGGTTGTTGGAGAACGTATGCGACTTCGATGTCGGAGAGGATGAAGTCGATTTTGGTTTTCCAGATTGGGAATTTGTCTCCGGAGCTGTTGAGTTTTCGAGTTGTGGTTAATTCTCTGTAAACGAattctgaaatcatgattgattggattgagattgggTTTTGATGAATTGGGAGAGTGGGATTTTGAGATCAGTCTCTGTGAGACCTAATTGGATTTGGGAAAGGGGGAAATCGAGGGGCTGTGTTGTGTTAAACAAGAGCTTCTAAAGAGTAGGACGGAAATTATGGAAAGGgtagaaaaggaaaaaagatgGGATGTGTCAGGCCcgccctagttagcaattcggaatACGGGATATGTACGGAACGGGAAACGTTCCGTATTACACGGATTTGTAAAAATCGAAACGGTTTGGTGATACGGCAGTAatacggaacggcatacgtacgtgtataattcgattcataaatgtgagttcggtacTGAAAAGTCGGCACACGTATAATAACAGACATTAAGAATTTATATATATAATCCTGCAAATACATAGTTCATAATACAAAACATACTTGTACATAATATATATCTTAGATTCTGACATAGACATAGATATAGTCTATCTATATTACAGGGATATAACAGGTTAAGTTACTGGACCAATGTTTTAACTccacaaaaaatcaaaatatagaCACAGATTGTACAATTAGATGTGTCAGTTAGAGCCTAATTTGTTCCAAGTGTTAAATACCTACTGACGACGATAATTCATTCTCAAAGACGTCCCAATGCCGCTACACATTCTATCCATCCAAGAAGCATTCATGTCACTTTGAGCAATGGCTACAAAACCTTCATCTATAGCTTCATCTAGATTTCCATCAACAAATTCAGTGTCCCACTCTGCGAGGTTTTCAAGACTAATTGGCTCTCTATCTTGTAACTCAAATTTCACGGAATTTTTCAGCATTAAAGAATTCACCCTTATGTACACAAGATCTTCCAGCATTTGTGGTGTCAATCTGTTCCTCTTTTTCGTTTGTGTCGCATCGAAAGCACTCCAGTTACGTTCACATGCAGAAGAAGCACATGGATGACTTAATAAACGAATAGAAATCTTTCTTAGTATAAGAACAGAGCCTCCATTTGCTTCCCACCACACCCCAACAATAAGGCATACAATTAGTTTCATGAAACGACTAATTATCCAATAACAAATAAagaaaattcattaaaaaaaaagactTACTCGGATGACAAGCATTCATTTGATCTATGGAGATGTTTGTAAAAATATTTGGATGCTTTCCATTATAGAGTAAAAGCTCTTGAGAAAACTTGGTTCTTTCAGTAGTATCAATCAGATTGTCATAAATATATGAGAAGGAAGCGCGCACATCTTCATTAGTATATAAAATCTTTCCATCAAACATGAAGCAAGGGTTCAAATACATGGCAGCAGCATGAACCTGATGAAGCAAGTTATATTTCGCTCTGAATTCAAACAATTCCCATATAACCATGTACTTAACAGGATCCTCTTCACATAGTTTTTTAATTGCCTTTCGTGCTCTATCTGTTGCTTCATAAATGTATCCTGAAGTTGACCCATCACCGTCGACTAACCGTAATACCTTTACCAATGGCTCCATGGCTGAAATTAGCTCTTTCCCAACCTCCCAAAATGGTGTTCCTTGTATAAGGTCTTTGACTATGTCAGCAACAGCTCCTTTGCTATACGACATGTTTCTATATTCAACCGACGCGACCAAGTTTCTCAAACCATCTTCAACAGCTAACATACATTGAAGCATAAGAAAGTGAGAcgcaaacctggtttttgaatacTTTCTTAAATctttattggtatgctctttcaTTAAGTCCAAAAGAATGGTATGCCTATATAGATGATTATATATCTTTCTTGCTTTGAGAAAAATATCTATAACCCATTCAACAGAATCATATATATCCTCAAAAAGTAATTGAACTCCATGAGAAGCACACTTTTTTTTGATTGTGTGGGGATACTCTTCCATGTTAGATTACAAGCAAGTCCATAGTTTGAAGCATTGTCGGTCACAATCTgcactacattttcagcaccaaTCTCTTCAATAACTGGTAAAAGTACCTCTCTTATGAATAAACATGTGTTCTGCTCGCCGGATCTTTCAACCGATTTTAAGAATACTGACCCTTTTGGTGAGTAAGCAACCACATTTATAAACGACCGTTATTTCATATCTGTCAATATGTCTGACATGATAGTGCATCCAGTTAACTTCCAAGATTCTTTAATATCTTCTACATAATGTTCCACATCTGCTTTAGTACTGACAACCAACTTGGTTCGAAGAGTAGAATAACTTGGTATTGAATATCCAATACCATAGTCCGAGACAGCCTTAATCATCTCAATAAACCCTGGTGTCTGTATAACATTAAAAGCTATGTTATTCAAGATGAAAAAAAGAGCTACTTTCATGTCCACCGCCTCTTTATCCTTTTTGCTGAGAATGCAGGTATTGAAGTTTGTTGCAAGCTTGGTTCTTCACAGACACTAACACTGCTCTCTCCAACACTCTAGTAGATGATCTAGCTCTTTTATTTCCACTAACAGTAACACCGGTCTCCACAACTGCAATAACAGCTAATGCTTGTACTTCTTCAGGTACTTGTGCACAAATAGCAATGTCACGGCCTTTAATACCCGATAAATGAGACTTCACTCTTGCTACTCCTCCAGGAAAATCTCTTTTGCAGTACTTACATTTGAAACGGTTATTCAGTTTCTCTACATAttcccaaaatttgtcttttatcTTCGTCATCTCCTACCAAATACACAttgaaactagttttaggaaTCAACAAAACTAGAGAAAGAGAATTCTTATATAATGATACAAATTTATAAACATATGAATATCAAGctcaaaatattattcataaatCTATAACCCAAGTCATTATTCATAATATTATTAATCAACTAAGTAATAAAATATCTAACCTAAGGATATAACCAATCAGGGATT
This genomic stretch from Papaver somniferum cultivar HN1 chromosome 5, ASM357369v1, whole genome shotgun sequence harbors:
- the LOC113280531 gene encoding uncharacterized protein LOC113280531 — translated: MSYSKGAVADIVKDLIQGTPFWEVGKELISAMEPLVKVLRLVDGDGSTSGYIYEATDRARKAIKKLCEEDPVKYMVIWELFEFRAKYNLLHQVHAAAMYLNPCFMFDGKILYTNEDVRASFSYIYDNLIDTTERTKFSQELLLYNGKHPNIFTNISIDQMNACHPTNGGSVLILRKISIRLLSHPCASSACERNWSAFDATQTKKRNRLTPQMLEDLVYIRVNSLMLKNSVKFELQDREPISLENLAEWDTEFVDGNLDEAIDEGFVAIAQSDMNASWMDRMCSGIGTSLRMNYRRQ